In the Primulina eburnea isolate SZY01 chromosome 15, ASM2296580v1, whole genome shotgun sequence genome, aaagatcgaagttggattcgaaatccagaaaatgtatcttcttgggttatgatgatggagtaaaggggtttcgcttgtgggatcctattgttcacaagcttgtcatcagcagggatgttatcttcgaggaagataaagtaaagggagacaaaggcacaccAAATTCAGAAGCTACTATTTTCAGGTGGAAAATAAGACGGACGgaggtcaagtttcttgtgaagcagtaccagagcacgaagaacaagaatatgttgagtctgaggtttccaatgtgaggcagtcaactcgagacagaagaccaccggtttggctttcagattatgtcactgaaagcaacattgcatattgtctattatcagaggatgtTGCGCCgtcgagtttccacgaggctactcaaagcttgGATGTATCTTTGTgaatgatagcaatgcaagaagaattggaggcattagacaagaataaaacttaggatcttgttacactaccacgaggaAGGAAAGCTattggaaacagatgggtctatCAGATTaagcgtgatggcaataaccaagtgaAGCGGTATCGTGCTAAATTGGTGGTAAAAaggtatgctcagaaagaaggcattgacttcaataAGATACTTTCTCCTGTGGTTCgacttacaacagtcagagtagtATTGGTATTGTGTGcagtgtttgacctacatctagaacagctagatgtgaaaacggaatttcttcatggagatattgaagaagaaatctatatgctccagcaAGAAGGTTTTGCagaaaaaggcaaagagaacttggtttgcaggttgaacaaATCTCTGTACAGTCTCAAACAGGtgccgaggtgttggtacaagatatttgattcctatatcatgagcgttggatacaacagactgagtgcagacccttgtacatatttcaagaggtctggtaatgattatatcattttgctgttgtatgtggacgacatattggtagcaggccccaacaaagatcaggtccaaggattgaaggcacagttggctagggaattttatatgaaggacttgggaccagcaaacaagattctagggatgcaagttcaccgagatagaagtaacagaaagatttggctctctcagaaaaattatttgaaaaaagtcttgcaacgcttcaacatacAAGATAGCAAGCCAATATCGACCgctcttcctgttaacttcaagttatcctccgagatgtgtcctagcagtgaagcagagaggatggagatgtctcgagtgcCATATGCATAAGCAGtaggaagtttgatgttcgccgtgatatgtacaagaccggacattgctcaagcagtgggagcagttagtcggtatatgacgaatcctggacgagagcattggagcactgttaagaggatccttagatacattaagggtatctcgaatgctgcattatgttatggaagatcggattttacactcaggggttatgtcgattcagattatgcaggtgatcctgataagaggaaatctactactggttatgtgtttacgcTTGAAGGaggagcagtaagctgggtttcaaaactgcagacagttgtgaccttatctacaacagaggcagaatacatggcagctactAAAGCTCGCAAAGAGGAAATATGGATTAAAATGTTATTAGAGGAGATCAGACACATACAAGAGaatgttcctttgttttgtgacagtcaaaatgccttgcacatcgcaaggaatccagcctttcattctaggactaaacacattggagtacaatttcactttgtgcgGGAAGTAGTAAAAGAATGaagcgtggatatgcagaagatccatacgaatgataacatagctgattttctgaccaaaCCAGTGAAATTGaaaagtttgagtggtgtagattcTCAAGTGGCCTAACAGAAACGTTAGCAGCAGGTaatggcaagattgaaaggatgtgtgaAGATAtgattgattctcaatcaaatctccaagtgggagaaatgtcggcaAGTCAAACCATTCAAAGTTGGACGGTGCACATGTTAAATAAATGTCAGAATTTTGAAATGATGCGTTCAGACGGAACGCATTTTATACGCGGTTTCACACCTCAAAATTCTACTATAAAAAGGTGCCTCATTCTTTCATTTTGAATCATcatttcttcgagttttctctcatcttataagcatttgagtgcttagttctataatatttgtgaggtgtttgttctcctgtattaagagagtgtatatttttaccctaataatttttaaggatttttcacgtaaatctcggtgtccagtttattctttattttcgggttttattatctcaaattccacaCGTGGGACCAACACCTAATTTAATCTTGCAGCTACATGAAGCATCACGAACACACGTGGTTTATAAGTCGTCCTAAATATTCATGTGTGCGAGAAAAACTAACTCCTCCCAAATCGAAAAATTTAATACCGAATGGATTAAAATCATTCTGTCTATGGTAGGTCGGGTGGTTAGGATGGCCTCTCCACATAAATCCGCTAAAAAGGAAGAAAGGGAAAAGAGCATCGCACCATTTAACAATAGAGATATTAAGTACAAGTGAACAGAAAGTACTTTAACATTTCTAGCCTTTTTAGAGCAATTCTAAACTCTGTGCTGGGATTCTCTTCTTCACAAATGTTCAGCGTTCCAGAAGCCCAGATAAGTCCTAGCCCATAAATCGAGCTAATTTAAGTAAATAATTGTTTTCTTTTTACCTGTGTGAACGTATATAATACCTAAATACAAAACAGAAGAAATCAAGTGGACAAATTTTTTTTGCAATATCAGAAGATGATCATTTACTGCTACAAGCCTCTAAATCTTTACTTAGTATGAATTTTTCTCGATTTCCAAAAACTTGGTAAATATGTTGCGGCAGCAAATGGACAACCAAAAAACCTTACAAGATTTTGGCAATCCTTATTTGACATTCCTTCGTTGTCTACGGCACTAAGATGACTCAAGTAAGTTTCTCCAGTATAAATgtaacacagctgttgccacAAGAGCACACTTAGGCCGATCCCCACTGAAACACTGGAGATAAAAAGGTAAACCAGAACAAGTCCTTGAGCTGGTAGAAACACTGCAGAGCCCAAGATAGCAATAGCACGCTCTTTTAAGGCTCGGTAAAGAAACTTTGTACCAGACAACCCATTTAATAGGTTGCCTGTTCCGAGATTTACAGGTGGCCAGATATAGATGGTAGCAAACAGTGTCATGATAGCCACATAAAGTATACTGGTGACTGCTGAAATGAGAAACATAATAAAGCATCGGTGATTTGCTGCGCCAACACAGTTCCCAATCTGCATAGAAGAGAACCTGGTGATTATGTGGGAAATGAGAGACAAATTATGCAATAAGATCACATCTCATGGCAAAATCCCAGGtgccaactttttaaattaaGTCATAACAGGAGGGAATGTGATCGTACGGGTGATCATTTACAAATAACAAATGGTTATAACACTGATGATGCCAAACTACCGTGTTATGACAACGTAAAGCACTAGCATTAGTGCATGAAAAGTTACTATTACGCCTTTAACACGCCAAACTTGGCTTTCAAGTTTTTCAATTTGCTTATTGGGATCAAACTTACTCTAAGGAAAAAAATTGTATCAGTATTTTGCACTTTAAAAATCTCAATGCACACAAGCAGAAAATTTCTTAAACCATCTAATATTTGATGCACCTAAAGTTTTACCAACCCTCTTTGCATCTCAATGcaaaacatgattttattattaattgaaTTGCATGGGTCGATTTGGAAGGAAAGGAATTCAAGAATTTTTGAAGACAAAGCGGAGCAAATACAACAAGTTTGGgagaagataaaatttttgGTTGCTACTTGGACGTCTCTGCTCAAAGATTATAAAGATCTTCGTATAGTGGATTTGGTTAGGGATTGGAATTATGCTTTGATGTGATAACTTAGTTTTAAATTTGTACTCTTCTATTTTAATCATGCGGATTGCTTATCCGTCGTTGTAATCTTTTCTATATATTCAATATAAATCTGTTtcctctcaaaaaaaaaaaaaaaaaattgcatcaAACAAAAATTCAATTATACAGGCTGTGAAAGGGTGTTCAACACTTACAAATGGGCAGTGATGATCCATGTCGAGTACACATGTTCCACATGAACGGCAATGGTGTGTCCGGGGTGATTTTGGTTTTGAGCAGTAATAACAAAAAGTGTAATTCTCCAGTCCACCTTTCCCCATCATTGGATAGCTACCCCAAATTATAATTTGTTGAACACTGGCAGGTCGAAATGCCGCAAGGCAAAATGAAGATATAGTAGATATAGACAGGATCAATGCTAAAGTTAAATGAAAAATACCACAGAAGTAACTGATCGAGAAGATTACAGGATAAACAGCCCAAATGCCTCCACCTGCGccatcacaaaaaaaaaaagataacacTAATATTCATCAAAAGCAAAACACCACTCCTTTACAACAGTGTTTGAATATGTGGTATCAGGACTTTATTGTTAAAAGATTAATACAAGAGAAAACTCAGAAGAAACTTTGGAAGCAAGAACCAGGGAGCTTAAACATTGTCGACAAGGCATCAGATACTTACATATAAAGAAAAGCATAACTACAAGAACAACACAGACAAAACAACGGTCCCGAAATCTTATCCATCGCAAGTATTTGTTATTGCATTTCACTGCCATTTGCTTCGTTATGGCTCCACACCAGCCACATTTAAATACAGATGCATGGGGTGGGACAAGAACACGAAGTCCACAACCCCAACAGGTTTCCTCAAGATCCACATCAACAGATATCGAGTAAGGATCCTCCTGCATGTTAGTATATGAATAAGGTACTGAGCCTGTATAGACATTTGGATAGGTGTATATTGAATAGTTTTTCACAGTACAGAGCTGTATATGACGTCATATCCATAAACAAAAAAAAGAGCATATTTCCATCACTGGCAGGAGCACGCAAGTGTGTGTGTAATTGGgactttttgatgaataatatCTGTTATTTCACTTTACTTTCCACATGCAAAGTAAATATTTCAATCCTAACATCAGAAGGGATTGCATTTTTGCTCTATTCAGATAACGCCCTCTAGATGATCTGATTTGCGACATGGATCCATTTAAGCTGACAGTAAGTGAAACaataatatacaaaaaaaaCGACTCATGGTTAATAGCAAATAATCAGAAAGAGCTTCACTAACCCCTCACCACCCATTCAGTACAAATTAATCATGCTACCCCTTTGCACTCGTCAATACAAGACCACGGTGATTATTCCCCATTACAGCCACAGAGAGTTGAAAAAACGACTTACACTATCCATGAACCAAAAAAAATTAGAACGTGAGGAATAAGTCAACAAGTTTTCATCGCAAAATCCTTGAGAAACGACTCGATGCAGTCTCGAATATACATAACCAAATTACGAAATTACTAAGAAAACCCCCACAATCAGACTAAACCTAACAAAATTCAATGATAAATCCCCCAATCCAAACAGAATCATAAGAAAAATCAAGCACGAAGAAATGAAAAATCGAAGGAAAGTACTGGACATCGATGTGCTTAAGTTTCTAGATAAAGATAGCAGCACCTCGGGAACGACGGCGGAGCTGCGGGCGATGGAAACTGTGGGATTCATGCTGCCGCCAAAGAAGCAGTCGCGCCGGTTAAAACTAAAAAGTGAAGTCCAACTAGTAACTCGGTTTTAATTACCACAGACACCGTAAATGGTGGACTACCTGATATTATTAATGGCTTCTTTttgtattaatttataaaatatcattaaattcatataaattatcattatttaaaataaaaaaaatattgttttatgtGTCAAGCTAAATATAAATATAGCAATATTAATATCTGCTCTAATTTGTGATTTTGTAAAATTTAGGTTTGTAGtcaaagaaaaataaatgtCAAATCGACTAAAACATGAATAATACTAATAAATATACCTCaagtatttttttattaataactaatattttttttcaaaaattgattttatatatatacatatacatatatatatatatatatatatatatatatatatatatatatatatatatatatttgcatgAATATTCTAATAAACCAAAAATATGTACACATTTAATAATAGACAAGCTAAACAAGAAATATCCTAAGTAAAATCTAAAataactaatttttttattgaataacataatgtacactttttattttttaattatactTTTTTGTGCACttagttaaaatatttatatccattatgatatgttaaatttattttgaatcttggtgtttttaattttgaagaaTGAGTTTTctacaataaaattttataatttatatttagttTAACCtacacaaataaaaaaaatcatggttCTACCAAAACATAGACAGTAATCAAATGATAAACAGAGCTCATGGCCGAAATATCAAATGAACTGATCTAAACTATGTCTCTcttgatttatatatatgttagtTCTCTAAAGAatgataatataaataaataaataaaaatttcaacCTATCATTTGGTTCCACATGTCATTCAGTACCAAAAATAGCAAACATGAGAAAGTACACATGATTtgattttgacaaaaaaaaCATAGATTTTAAAGAGTCATTTACACAAATatgtaaatataaatcaaaagcCCACTTATAGTAATTTTGCAATAACTTTTTATTTAGAaagtgtaaaaaaaaaatttggatcAATAAGTTATTCTAACATTGCTCTTAGAATGTCTTATGGTATTTTTatgattgatattattttcaatagaataaatttattttttaattataattttttacattatcatgtttattaaattatagtgttttgtctttctagatcatatatatttatgataagaagtttaaatatgatattattgtcTAAAAGAGTTTGTTTTCTAATAAAACTTTTGATTCTATATTTTGTAGGATTATTTTTATGGAATAAACTCTAAGGCAAATGAAGCTTATAAACAGGAGTTGAGGTCAAGAAAAAAGATAGAGATGGTCAGCAAACACGAGAGTTGAAGATTTACATAGAAGATATCCAGTGCTCAAGCTAAGACGTATTGTTGCTTTCTCGTGGAGTATTGAAAATATGTAGACACAATACTTAATCAAAGTGCTGATTAGTGGGTTGTTAATCAAACAGAATTTCGGCTTCACGAATGATACATCCCTAGTTTTGGTTATGTGGTATGATAAGTATTTTGGATGCACTTTGTTCTCTCACTTTGCTAAGGAAGTTAACTTTCTTTATTCAATAGTATTggttttgtaaatttaaaagtttttctagtgaatctCTTGCCCTAAGGTACcgtaaaaatgtttttatttatgcATAATTCTTTGTGTCTTGTTTTATTTACGTAAAGTTTTGTATGTTGAAATATCCTACTGTATATTGGATTAGGTGTAACAAGAATGCATACAACACTTAACTCTAAAACACATCATCTCTTTATTACCCAGTATTTTTATATCATAGATGGAATCATCAATTTCTTTCCATCAAGACCCAATTGTATTCTTGTAAAAGCTAATAAGAATTTGAAGGGTTTCACAGCACTAGCGTTGGAAGACCTTACAAATCATTGCACGGAAATAATTTGTTTTATGTATTTAGCTTGAATTACTTCTATGCGTGCGATTCTTGCTCATCTACTTTCTTGTAAGTTTTACACCTATGTTTATAACAGTATTCTAAaaaaagagtgggtctcatgtgagatcgtctcacggattttagtctgtgagacggatcaactatacacatattcacaataaaaagtaatactcttagcataaaaagtaatactttttaatagaggacccaaataagaaatccgtctcacaaatacgacccgtgcgaccgtctcacacaagtttttgccctaaAAAAATTGTGGACGAGTAGACAGCCACCTACCGTCTATCGTTTTGGTGTTCGGACGGCACCTAGAcgatttaaatttataaattaactgttaaaaaatgaaatttcaCATAGCAAAATGCCTCTCATTCCAAACTAACAGTTTTGTGTCCTTGTTCATTTGTTTGCCTTCATTCAATGTTTGAATCTTCCAAGGAATATCTGAGTTTTAGTAGTtatcaaattcgaaaatttGCTTGAGATTTTCCTGACAAAGTCTTGAAATGTCTCGGTTTGAATTCAGGGCCTGGGCCTGGTGGAGCGTCTGGACGCCAAAAAAATCTTGAATGGAATTGGGGTTGTGGACTTGGGCCTGGTGGAGCGTCCTGCTTATTTGACGGGATGAGACGAACTTAGCCCATTTTGacaaagagtgagtctcatatgagaccgtctcacggatcataatatgtgagacgggtcaaccctacccatattcacaataaaaagtaatactcttagcataaaaagtaatactttttcatgggtgatccaaataagagatccgtctcacaaatacgacccgtgaagccgtctcacacaagtttttgtctttacaAATCAACTGTAGATTTCATCGTCatgtaaaaaaattcaatatgtAACGTAGAGATGTATGATGTGATTTGAGATATTTTGAAGTATCATTGATCTCCCTTTAAGCATGGCACGActatttgaaattgaattttCACGTTTAGGTCGATTTTAGTCGGGGATTTGATTTAATAAGGTCGAATTAATTTAgaacaaataaataattttttttaatatatagaaACAATCCATCACAGACTATATTGATTAACCAcattatcataaatcatatagcAAGGCATAAAGACCATTAGGACCCAAACAATGAACACGTTCGATTTTATTGTAAATTTAAAGGGAATAGAATACTTCAATTGAAAATCAACAAAATGTCACAAAATTCCCAACACTCCTTGACGTCCATTCTAGCCGATGGAAATCACATTCTTCATCTAGCCAGTTCCATTTTTAGGAAAATTGTAGATTTAGTcttatatatgatttttatattgTCAATTTCagtcttgattatttatttactaatttttgacaatttaatgatttttttccaCGAGTGCTATTGTAATATTGTATACATTAGCATCGTTTGGTTATTGTGCCAACGCCATATTTTATTCATTAGTGTAAAAAAAGAGAATAAATTGCAAAAAAAGTCTTTATGTCGAAAATATAAAAGGGAAAAAATCgcaaagaaaaaaaatagttaACTACCTAATATATAAAGATATTGAAAGGAATTGTATTTCATTGATTGAGTGATACACGAATATATACACCTATAGAATTCTAAAATAGTTAACTACCTAATTACATGGTACAAGAATATAcagtaaatattttaattgttcTAACTATCCTAAATGAGAAGATTACAATGAAATGGTAAGCTTGAACAAATATTGAGTAAGATATCGTAGCCTAATAGGCCCCCTCAAGTTGGTGCTCCAACGGTGACACCAATCTTGACAAAAAGACCCTTGAGCCGATAGCGAGAGAGTGGTTTGGTGAGTGCATCGGCCAGTTGTTCGGCAGACGAGACATGAGATACGCGGAGATTTCCACTTTGCACGAGTTCTCGAACAAAATGATAGTCCAAAGCAATGTGCTTCATGCGAGAATGAAATACCGGGTTTGAACAGAGATACGTAGCACCAATGTTGTCGCTATAAAGAGTCGGTGGGGAGCTGACAGAGACACCAAGTTCATCAAGAAGAGAACGAATCCATTGAAGCTCTGCAGCAGCAGAGGCAATGGCCCTATATTCAGCCTTCGTGGAAGATCGAGCAACTGATCGTTGTTTCTTTGAACTCCAAGAGATGGGGTTAGGACCAAGAAAGACAACATAGGCACATGTAGACGTCCGGTCATCTGGATTACCTGCCCAGTCTGCATCACAGAAAGCGTGAAGGGACAATGAGGCATGTCGCTACAATCGAATGCCATAATTTCTTGTACCATTTAGATATCGAAGAAGGCGTTTAACGGCACCCCAGTGAGTGGTCGTGGGAGTATGCGTAAATTGGGACAACTTGTTTACAGCGAAGGCAATGTCAGGACGACTGATAAGCAAGTATTGTAAACTGCCGACTGCTTGAAGATAGAGTGTGGCATCAGCGGGTGGTGATCCGTCATGAAGGCACATGGAGGAAGAGGTGGCCAGAGGCATGTGGACGGGATTGGAAGTGTCCATTTTATGCTTGGAGAGAATGTCTAGTAGATATTTCTGCTGAGTAAGGCGGAGGCCCCATGACAACAAGCAACGTCGACACCAAGGATGTAGGATAGGTGGCCCAGATCCTTGATGGAAAAGCGAGAACCCAACTTGTTCACAAAAGTTTGAATGACCAAATCATCGTTTCCTGGTAGGATCAAATCATCAACATACACAAGGAGGTACATAGTGGTGGTTGAGCGTGATAGATGAAAAGTGAGGTGTCAGATTTGGAATTTGTAAATCCAGCATCAAGAAGAAAGCGACGAAGTTCATTGTACCAAGCCCGAGGTGCCTGTTTAAGGCCATAGATGGCTCGACGGAGCCTGCGCACATGGGAGGGCAAATCGGGAGCAACAAAACCAGGATACATTATTAACGTCCATTTGACCTAGGGACCAACCACAAAAGACAGCTAAAGAAAGAAGGACACGAACCGTTGTTGGTTTAGCCACTGGGCTAAAGGTGTCATGATAGTCAATTCCAAGACGTTGGTGGAAACCCTTGGCAACAAGTCGAGCCTTGTAGCGATCAACTGATCCATCAGGTTTTCGTTTGACACGAAAAACTCATTTGCAACCAACCAGATTCTGAGATGGATCGGGAGAAACCAAGTCCCATGTTCCATTGCGAAGAAGAGCATCAAATTCTTCGAACATAGCAGCACGCCACGCAGGGTCTTTGAAGGCTTGGGTGTGAAAGGTAGGTTCAGAACCAGCAAGAAGGGTAGTAGTGGTGAGACTATACTTTGGGTTTGGTTTAAAGATGTTGTGTTTTGACCGAGTGACCATTGGATGTTGTGAGAGGGGGGGTGGGCGAACATGTTGTTCGCTGAGAGGGGAATTCGGTTGGGTGGTGACAGGTGAAGAGTTTGTAGAAGTTATGTCGGGTGAGGGTGGGTGAGAGGACGGAGGTGCGAGCAAGCTAGTGGGACTCGGAGATGGGTTGGATGGCGGACGGCTACTGGGCACGACAGCCTCCGGAACCACCACAAATGGGGGCATATCTTGTGTGCCACCATGGGAAGAAGCACTAGCCGGAGAAGAGGAGTGAAACGGAAACTCTGACTCGACAAAATCAATGTGACGAGAgacatagattttatgggaGGACATCTCATAACACAGATAGGCGCTTTGAGTGAGGGAGTAACCGAGAAAGACACATGGGAGTGATCGAGACTCCAATTTGTGGGACGTGTACGGACGCAACCAGGGATAACAAAGACACCCAAATACACGGAGTCGAGAGAGGTTGGGAGGAGTGTGATAGAGACACTCAAAGGATGACTGCATGGAGAGATTGTGTTTGGGCATACGGTTAATAAGGTAGATGGCAGTGGCAAAAGCAAATGGCCAAAATgaggaagaaaggaaagcttgATGGAGTAAGGTGGAACCTGTTTCAAAAATGTGGCGGTGTCAGCGTTCTGAAAAGCCATTATGTTCTGGTGTGTGTGGGGGGTGGTAAGGTGAGATATACCATGAGTCTGGAGGAAAGTTTTGAGAGCAATGTATTCTCCACCATTGTCTGTATAGAGAGTGATGAGTGGTTTGTTGAATCGTTTTTCGACAAGTGATTTGAAGCATTTAAATACTGGGAGGACATCAGATTTATTTTTGAGAGGATAGAACCAAATATATTTGGTGTAATGATCAACAAAAACGACATAGTATTTGTATCCATCATAAGATACAATCGGGGAGGTCCATACATCCGAAAAAACCAATTCAAGTGGAGAGTCGGAGGCAAGAGATGAATCATGAAAAGGTAATTTGTGAGTTTTATTGTAGTGACAAGAATTACAATTGAAATTGATTGACTGCCTAGGGGAGAAAGACACTGACTTAGACGATAACAAATGACGCATGATTTTATTTGACGGATGACCTAGACAATTATGCCATAAAGAAAAGAACAAACGAGACAACGGAAAGGCTAGTGGTGATGTTGACGCTCCCGAAGACGGTGACCAAGAGTAGATGCCGTCTTTAAGTGGTCCTTGATGGAGGATGGCCCTCATACGGGAATCCTTCACCTGAAAGTGGGTTGGAGTAAAAAAAACAATGACATTATTAGTGGTACATATTTTGGAAACAGATAACAAGTTTTTGCGCATGGATGAGACACAAAGAGCATTGGGAAATTTAAAGGATAAAGAATTGGATGATGGAGAA is a window encoding:
- the LOC140814622 gene encoding protein S-acyltransferase 11, encoding MNPTVSIARSSAVVPEEDPYSISVDVDLEETCWGCGLRVLVPPHASVFKCGWCGAITKQMAVKCNNKYLRWIRFRDRCFVCVVLVVMLFFICGGIWAVYPVIFSISYFCGIFHLTLALILSISTISSFCLAAFRPASVQQIIIWGSYPMMGKGGLENYTFCYYCSKPKSPRTHHCRSCGTCVLDMDHHCPFIGNCVGAANHRCFIMFLISAVTSILYVAIMTLFATIYIWPPVNLGTGNLLNGLSGTKFLYRALKERAIAILGSAVFLPAQGLVLVYLFISSVSVGIGLSVLLWQQLCYIYTGETYLSHLSAVDNEGMSNKDCQNLVRFFGCPFAAATYLPSFWKSRKIHTK